A stretch of the Methanobacterium veterum genome encodes the following:
- a CDS encoding acyltransferase family protein, with protein MNRDLKLDNLRGLAIFLVVLGHFIQETSFSGLFSYQFIYTFIYLFHMPVMIFVSGYLSKIRPDNVSRAFKAVLIPYLIFNTLWIIVAFLQNGHIPSAMYIIPEVGLWYLLSLFFWRSMLPAASKIRYVFWISILLALFVGTINFKTGLLSISRTICFFPVFLLGFYFKDIKEKFTINKYLAAGSFMVLLVGATLFLIPLTTKILFLRDSYHVMGMGNLEGIALRLIVMVVGMVSTILLFNFMTSKETVLTKVGRNSLSVYVLQFYFIFYLPDILNYFGLKFIFHSYLLTTAYVILATVIVTFILSRDVVNKGVNTLIKSVTNFLIKEYNVIYTRKST; from the coding sequence ATGAATAGGGATCTCAAATTAGACAACTTAAGGGGATTGGCTATATTTTTAGTTGTTTTGGGCCATTTTATACAAGAAACTTCATTTAGTGGCTTATTTTCATATCAATTCATTTATACATTTATATATCTTTTTCACATGCCTGTGATGATATTTGTCAGTGGTTATCTTTCTAAAATTAGGCCAGATAATGTGTCAAGAGCTTTTAAAGCTGTTTTAATACCCTATTTAATATTTAACACACTCTGGATCATCGTTGCATTTTTACAAAATGGACACATACCTTCAGCTATGTATATTATACCTGAAGTTGGTTTATGGTACCTGTTAAGTTTATTCTTCTGGAGATCAATGCTGCCTGCGGCAAGTAAGATAAGATATGTCTTCTGGATCAGTATTTTACTGGCGCTATTTGTGGGAACTATTAATTTTAAAACTGGGCTTTTATCAATTTCCAGGACTATATGTTTCTTCCCTGTTTTCCTTTTAGGGTTCTACTTCAAAGATATAAAAGAAAAATTCACCATAAACAAATATCTGGCAGCTGGAAGTTTCATGGTTTTGCTTGTAGGAGCTACGTTATTCCTCATACCGCTAACTACTAAAATTTTATTTTTAAGAGATTCATATCATGTCATGGGAATGGGAAATCTAGAGGGTATAGCTTTAAGACTCATAGTTATGGTCGTGGGAATGGTAAGTACTATCCTTTTATTTAACTTCATGACATCTAAAGAGACTGTTTTAACTAAAGTTGGAAGAAATTCACTATCTGTGTATGTTCTACAGTTCTATTTCATATTTTATTTACCAGATATTCTCAATTACTTTGGTTTAAAGTTTATATTCCACAGTTATCTACTCACTACCGCCTATGTTATCTTAGCCACGGTTATAGTAACATTTATCTTATCACGTGATGTGGTAAATAAAGGCGTGAATACTTTGATAAAGAGCGTTACAAACTTTTTAATAAAGGAATACAATGTAATTTACACGCGGAAGTCAACATAA